Proteins encoded in a region of the Micromonas commoda chromosome 10, complete sequence genome:
- a CDS encoding chromodomain-containing protein (Predicted chromodomain protein with similarity to the Arabidopsis thaliana terminal flower 2 protein. ChromDB ID: CRD20101) yields the protein MCSGTTHPLAGPLLGVPDGYAKKHKSLKEIIDGSRSGGDSDKAPELVDLVSEDDEPSDPADVAAGCSPPKRRSRSTPSAAPVFRKRSCVNFRAPIPDDREEPDGAGLPVEGLEHIFELPDTDSDGNVKHVLRVLFPREKMGDEAARRRPGYHRLGIVETVWDAVRLYNGTARAEGATEQELLEEHLDPSHIKCDEWIHSDLQGAHETGIRMTRKGTFCVRVVERGGTRPKTLSRHNDIEAAVEAFNAHSREQLVLGYASTRESQKFGSLKKLTDSFATILPGDDNALKLGEDDDRSPSTEPSIKLKLKLTPSAREAAERMRTVRLAARGEAPPPRTKTKTRKRTPEIRRNVCGIKGLHVLYEAFTEDVERTLFTHKKLFPFGATRSTASEKRIDSTLGLAQMPDDIMRVANVVRDSGLEPTLITPDHVLSQSYPPRVGFMSHLDSSERWGEVVVGVSLGADGVLFFTPNCRSDRGIGNRIRNAALENDFADYPTESGVTESDSWRNGRGSRVNKGQKSWALELEIPRRSVYVMSGAARTDLEHGIRAVKAPSQESAPAWNPLGVRRSLTIRAQKPYSDATLEHLARENPRDKGVSQRLRSQMSFKTAFEATTYGNTGRAGAEQARAFVAKNAATRLRFEPSQVGFATEPGAKEDDVIRIELVDEDEDEDDEDEDEWGVDEIVGKRVLEDGETQYKVAWSGTDGRGRPWKPSWEPESNLTSCREAVEKYETMCGVMKRSEYYC from the coding sequence ATGTGCTCTGGAACGACGCATCCGTTAGCAGGCCCGCTCCTGGGAGTCCCCGATGGGTATGCGAAGAAGCACAAGAGCCTCAAAGAGATCATCGACGGAAGTCGCTCGGGTGGTGACTCGGATAAAGCGCCCGAGTTGGTAGATCTGGTgtcggaggatgacgagccttccgaccccgccgacgtcgccgccgggtgctCACCGCCAAAGCGCCGCTCTCgctccacgccgagcgccgctcCCGTCTTCCGCAAACGATCGTGCGTCAACTTCCGCGCGCCGATCCCGGACGACCGCGAGGaacccgacggcgccggtctCCCGGTCGAGGGATTGGAGCACATCTTCGAGCTCCCCGACACGGATAGCGACGGAAACGTTAAACACGTGCTCCGCGTGCTCTTTCCCCGCGAGAAGatgggcgacgaggccgcgcgccgacggccgggGTACCACCGGCTCGGCATCGTGGAGACGGTGTGGGACGCGGTGAGGCTTTACAAcggcacggcgcgggcggagggcgcgacggagcaggagctgctcgaggagcACCTCGACCCGTCGCACATCAAGTGCGACGAGTGGATCCACTCGGACCTCCAGGGCGCGCACGAGACGGGGATCAGGATGACCAGGAAGGGTACCTTCTGCGTCAGGGTCGTCGAGCGAGGGGGGACGAGGCCGAAGACGTTGAGCCGCCACAACGAcatcgaagccgccgtcgaggcgttcAACGCGCACAgtcgcgagcagctcgtcctcggatacgcgtcgacgcgcgagtCACAAAAGTTCGGCTCGCTGAAGAAGCTCACCGACAGCTTCGCGACCATCCTCCCGGGAGACGACAACGCCCTGAAGCTCGGagaggacgacgaccggTCCCCGTCGACCGAACCCTCGATCAAGCTGAAGCTGAAGCtgacgccatcggcgcgggaggcggcggagaggatgCGGACGGTTCGACTGGCCGCCAGgggcgaggcgccgccgcctcgaacgaAGACGAAAACGAGGAAGAGAACGCCGGAGATCAGGCGGAACGTCTGCGGGATCAAGGGGCTGCACGTGTTGTACGAGGCGTTCACCGAGGACGTGGAGCGAACGCTGTTCACGCATAAAAAACTTTTTCCTTTCGGCGCGACccggtcgacggcgtcggagaaACGCATAGACAGCACGCTGGGCCTCGCGCAGATGCCCGACGACATCATGCGCGTCGCCAATGTGGTCAGGGACAGCGGCCTGGAGCCGACGCTCATCACCCCGGATCACGTTTTGTCGCAGAGCTATCCTCCGCGGGTGGGCTTCATGTCCCACTTGGACTCGAGCGAGCGGTggggcgaggtcgtcgtcggggtctcgcttggcgccgacggcgtgctcTTCTTCACGCCCAACTGCAGGAGCGACCGGGGCATCGGGAACCGAATTCgcaacgccgcgctcgagaacGACTTCGCCGACTACCCCACGGAATCGGGCGTGACGGAGTCCGACTCGTGGCGCAACggccgaggctcgcgcgtcaACAAGGGACAAAAGTCGTGGGCGTTGGAGTTGGAGATTCCGCGACGCTCCGTGTACGTCAtgtcgggcgccgcgcgcaccgacCTGGAGCACGGCATCCGCGCGGTGAAAGCGCCCTCGCAAGAAAGCGCCCCGGCGTGGAACCCTCTCGGCGTCAGACGCTCGCTGACCATCCGCGCGCAGAAGCCGTAtagcgacgcgacgctcgagcaTCTCGCGAGGGAAAACCCGCGGGACAAAGGCGTCTCGCAGAGGCTCCGGTCGCAGATGTCGTTCAAGACGGCGTTCGAGGCGACGACGTACGGGAAcaccgggcgcgcgggcgcggaacAGGCGAGGGCGTTTGTGGCTaagaacgcggcgacgcgtcttCGGTTCGAGCCGAGCCAGGTTGGGTTCGCGACGGAACccggcgcgaaggaggacgacgtcatccgcatcgaactcgtcgacgaggacgaggacgaggacgacgaggacgaggacgagtggGGCGTGGACGAAATCGTCGGCAAGCGCGTGCTcgaggacggggagacgCAGTACAAGGTCGCGTGGTCCGGGACGGACGGCAGGGGACGGCCGTGGAAGCCCTCGTGGGAGCCCGAATCCAACCTGACCAGCTGTCGGGAAGCCGTCGAGAAGTACGAGACGATGTGCGGGGTGATGAAGCGGAGCGAATACTACTGTTGA
- a CDS encoding predicted protein yields MPPPLSQLLLLLAGFTRLVDAQGDCMPQGSVAIFMVYQAENPDSVFFSEDGCLAGGGRGTGCCAGAQCRVCEPNQVTSAGGKLMRWNSCQCEPCPPGSVQFRVGQNTCIECPAGWYQPVAGQTNCIQCPPGTFNPSRGRSATCSECPPGTYSKSSILAYREATTKLYRAADGTEFDDSAGATSCTECPAGTYQPSPRGRNADSCLPCPPGTYSNRGAAVCSPCPAGTYQPHEGMAGEEACLPCQAGKCSDSDGSEDCYQCCPIANLACDAYMKRAQGFYGTQWWYSNDGKTGQVPTDRYSDFLKALCRRGCTKFGVVNWCVTGTCSITE; encoded by the coding sequence atgccgccgccgctgtcgCAGCTGCTGCTGCTCCTGGCGGGCTTTACGCGTCTGGTGGATGCGCAGGGCGACTGCATGCCGCAGGGGTCGGTCGCCATCTTCATGGTGTACCAGGCGGAGAACCCCGACAGCGTCTTCTTCTCCGAGGACGGGTGCCTGGCgggcggtgggcggggcACGGGATGCTGCGCCGGCGCGCAGTGCAGGGTGTGCGAGCCCAACCAGGTGACCAGCGCGGGGGGTAAGCTCATGCGCTGGAACTCGTGCCAGTGCGAACCCTGCCCGCCGGGGAGCGTGCAGTTCCGGGTGGGCCAGAACACGTGCATCGAGTGCCCCGCCGGGTGGTACCAGCCCGTGGCGGGGCAGACCAACTGCATACAGTGCCCGCCGGGGACGTTCAACCCGTCGCGAGGAAGGTCCGCGACGTGCAGCGAGTGTCCGCCCGGGACGTACTCCAAGTCCTCGATCCTCGCGTATCGCGAGGCCACGACCAAGCTGtaccgcgcggcggatgggaCTGAGTTTGACGACTCGGCGGGAGCCACGTCGTGCACCGAGTGCCCGGCGGGAACGTACCAACCCTCGCCCAGAGGTCGCAACGCCGACTCGTGCTTACCGTGCCCCCCCGGGACGTACTCGAACCGCGGAGCGGCGGTGTGCAGCCCGTGCCCCGCGGGCACGTATCAGCCGCACGAGGGCATGGCCGGGGAGGAGGCGTGCCTGCCGTGCCAGGCGGGCAAGTGCTCCGACAGCGACGGCAGCGAGGACTGTTACCAGTGCTGCCCgatcgccaacctcgcgtgcgacgcgtacATGAAGCGCGCGCAGGGATTTTACGGGACCCAGTGGTGGTACTCCAACGACGGCAAGACGGGGCAGGTACCCACGGACAGGTACTCGGATTTCCTCAAGGCGCTTTGCCGCAGAGGCTGCACCAagttcggcgtcgtcaacTGGTGCGTCACCGGGACGTGTTCCATCACCGAGTGA
- a CDS encoding predicted protein encodes MAAPRPPALLLSAFLALQVLFLSRPSRGDDAPPFPDWLERLYPGLGSEVSGVCEGSFDVSVHWAHVSRCARVTGSLAVTGILPDVFTTREPYNRVLWTVDGDVLIERNALLVSLRGAFPGLTRVGGNVRIVDTALVHLAGFESLREVNGAVLVADNARMLAFKDGVTVAFQSLLSVGGSVVVSNNAAEELDGFRALRRVGVGAGGGGVTIGPSVDMRYVVGSGPGWHGDVTRGETEAFPSLEYAGGDVEIIGGDGLRNIKGAFRRLMRAAGTVRIEGNTPALAEVSDSFSLLDYAGGDVRVRGNTNLVMVSQSFVSLRAAGGDLSIDDCESLVRVEGGTFNRVQWLSGSLIVSKTGLRSLSFLYSLANIGTDIALRENAYLKSLDGLQNLRFVGRGYALQGLEGNFGRCGAISERYGVSHQCHTRQYRFCQPLSRSPALSVPGWYRCVDSIATKLLTTPELKTTAALAQASGQMDSLQTPAAALTMFAPTDVGWLRSVGRLDAIRLRAEAAQSPNALSELLHAHTIRGDEMPREARRVE; translated from the exons atggccgcgcctcgaccgcccgcgctcctcctttccgcgttcctcgcgctaCAAGTGCTCTTCCTCtcccgcccgagccgcggcgacgatgccccGCCGTTCCCGGACTGGCTTGAGCGCCTCTACCCCGGCCTCGGCTCGGAGGTGTCGGGAGTGTGCGAAGGAAGCTTTGACGTCAGCGTGCACTGGGCGCACGTctcgcgatgcgctcgcgtCACCGGGAGCCTCGCCGTCACCGGCATCCTCCCCGACGTGTTCACCACGCGCGAGCCGTACAACCGCGTGCTGTGGacggtcgacggcgacgtcttgATCGAGCGCAACGCGCTGCTCGTctccctccgcggcgccttcCCGGGGCTCACCCGAGTCGGCGGGAACGTGCGCATCGTCGATACCGCGCTGGTGCACCTCGCGGGCTTCGAGTCCCTCCGCGAGGTCAACGGCGCGGTTCTCGTGGCGGACAACGCGCGGATGCTGGCGTTTAAAgacggcgtcaccgtcgcgttcCAATCGCTCCtctccgtcggcggctcggTCGTCGTCTCGAacaacgcggcggaggaactGGACGGGTTCCGAGCCTtacgtcgcgtcggcgtgggcgctGGTGGAGGCGGGGTCACGATCGGGCCGTCGGTGGACATGCGATACGTCGTTGGGAGCGGCCCGGGGTGGCACGGAGACGTCACCCGGGGCGAGACGGAGGCGTTTCCTTCTCTGGAGtacgccggcggggacgtggaaataatcggcggcgacggcttgcGGAATATTAAGGGCGCGTTTCGGCGGCtcatgcgcgccgccgggacggtTCGCATCGAGGGCAACACGCCGGCGTTGGCGGAGGTGTCGGATAGCTTCTCGCTGCTGGACTACGCGGGTGGCGACGTGCGGGTCCGGGGAAACACGAATTTGGTGATGGTTTCGCAGTCGTTCGTGTCCCTGAgagccgcgggaggcgaccTCTCGATCGACGATTGCGAGAGCCTCGTGCGGGTGGAGGGCGGCACGTTCAATCGCGTGCAATGGCTGTCCGGATCGCTGATCGTCTCTAAAACCGGGCTTCGGAGCCTGTCGTTCCTGTACAGCCTCGCCAACATCGGCACCGACATCGCCCTGCGTGAAAATGCATATCTCAAGTCTCTCGACGGGCTCCAGAACCTTCGGTTCGTGGGGAGAGGCTACGCGCTTCAGGGTCTGGAAGGGAACTTTGGCAGGTGCGGCGCGATATCCGAGCGGTACGGCGTGTCGCACCAGTGCCACACGCGTCAGTACAGGTTCTGTCAGCCCCTCAGCAGGAGCCCGGCGCTCTCCGTGCCCGGGTGGTATCGGTGCGTTGATTCCATCGCGACGAAACTTTTGACCACGCCCGAACTCAAGACCACCGCCGCACTGGCGCAAGCGTCCGGTCAGATGGACTCGCTGCAgacgccggccgcggcgttgacgatGTTTGCGCCCACTGACGTGGGTTGGCTTCGATCCGTCGGTCGACTCGACGCCATACGTCTTCGAGCCGAAGCCGCCCAAAGTCCAAACGCGCTATCCGAGCTGCTTCACGCGCACACCATCAGAGG CGACGAGATGCCGCGCGAGGCCCGGCGCGTGGAGTGA
- a CDS encoding predicted protein encodes MATLRVRPAGVLVSTRGHRVAHRRADRRLAARSDYSTNDRDVSVEKPPSDDGAKQTPVKKVVVIGGGLAGLGCLASLSGHKHINATLLESTRVLGGRVRSKAALGALAWDQGASYFTAKDPSTPFAEVLRKGRADGVVELWAGGDASPGARVGTMCTKEEAGGHVLDESSWEPFAASKELYVGVPSMAELPVFVAEKVANAVRPEASWLGDNAVPGTPEYLTNAFADRIQALRTQDTGTWPANVPHSGSDRNWGLMIRCREGGHMWYKPWESDVVVLATQAPAAAKLTAQILKSVGADGDGGNGYGIASKILAMASAADRIRGNHCWSLTVAFAEPLNLPYEGVMMKEPFDGGIAWFANNSSKPGRPEPGKGKGAQTAGWAYRWAEVGTSLTVGQGECWVVQASPEWSNERAEMSPDDAAKELCDAFLKLVGRSESEVKPVHVKAVIWKFAYPLNPAGDPSDDSKRYLFDPDLGLGACGDWTSGPRAGDAYDSGVALGRAVAEHLASELNQKETSEREGKAR; translated from the coding sequence ATGGCGACGCTTCGGGTCCGACCCGCGGGGGTTCTCGTATCGacccgcggtcatcgcgtcgctcaccgccgcgccgaccgccgcctcgcggctCGATCCGATTACTCCACCAACGACCGCGACGTCTCGGTCGAGAAACCACCCTCCGACGATGGCGCGAAACAAACCCCGGTGAAGAAAGTGGTGGTCATCGGCGGGGGGCTCGCCGGGTTGGGATGTCTCGCGTCACTCAGCGGACATAAACACATCAACGCGACGCTGCTGGAGTCCACccgggtcctcggcggcagGGTCCGCtccaaggcggcgctcggggcgctcgcgtgggACCAAGGCGCGTCGTACTTCACCGCGAAAGATCCGTCAACCCCGTTCGCGGAGGTGCTCAGGAAGGGCCgggccgacggcgtcgtggagctgtgggccgggggcgacgcgtcaccgggcgCCAGGGTAGGGACCATGTGcaccaaggaggaggccggcGGCCACGTCCTGGACGAATCGTCTTGGGAaccgttcgccgcctcgaagGAGCTCTACGTCGGCGTCCCCAGCATGGCCGAGCTCCCGGTGTTCGTGGCCGAGAAGGTCGCCAACGCCGTGAGACCCGAGGCGTCGTGGCTGGGCGACAACGCCGTGCCGGGGACGCCCGAGTACCTCACGAACGCGTTCGCGGACAGGATCCAGGCGCTGCGCACGCAGGACACCGGGACCTGGCCGGCCAACGTCCCGCACTCGGGATCCGACAGAAACTGGGGATTGATGATTCGGtgccgcgagggcgggcaCATGTGGTACAAACCTTGGGAgagcgacgtcgtcgtgctcgccACGCAggccccggccgcggcgaagctcaCGGCGCAGATATTGAAAtcggtcggcgcggacggagacggcggcaACGGATACGGAATAGCGTCCAAGATtctcgcgatggcgtcggctgCGGATCGAATCAGAGGGAACCATTGCTGGTCATTGACGGTTGCGTTCGCCGAGCCGTTGAACTTACCGTACGAGGGAGTCATGATGAAGGAGCcgttcgacggcggcatcgcgTGGTTCGCGAACAACTCCAGTAAGCCCGGCCGGCCCGAGCCCGGTAAGGGAAAGGGCGCTCAGACGGCGGGATGGGCGTATCGATGGGCGGAGGTTGGCACTTCCCTGACGGTGGGCCAGGGCGAGTGCTGGGTCGTCCAGGCGTCGCCCGAGTGGAGCAACGAGCGAGCCGAGATGTCACCCGACGAtgccgcgaaggagctctGCGACGCCTTCTTGAAACTCGTCGGCAGAAGCGAAAGTGAGGTCAAGCCGGTGCACGTAAAGGCTGTGATTTGGAAATTCGCATACCCGCTCAATCCGGCGGGTGACCCGAGCGACGATTCCAAACGTTACCTGTTCGATCCCGACCTCGGTCTCGGGGCGTGCGGGGACTGGACGTCGGGaccgcgcgccggggacgcgtaCGACAGCGGGGTGGCGCtcggccgcgccgtcgcggagcaccTCGCGAGCGAGCTTAACCAGAAGGAGACGTCGGAGAGAGAAGGCAAGGCGAGATAG